The segment aagttccattacattcaactcatacatcatggaaggtggcttctagtatgaggacatcatagctcaatagatgatttctcatctcatcatttttattaagtgttttaaactcaatatttccATTAGaatgttcatagagactggtctattcattatcttacactctccttggtgagtacgtattgataacctttacttaggctcatttgagattgctctcatcatacaCATTAGCCTCACACcatgattgtcaccacattctccATTATTAtcacctttatttttcatagttattcacctcttattacgtgaatgttcatttcttcatttcattacgtatatcataggttcacttatttttgaacgtatgttagactaaTATGTCTAAACATACAAGCCTTggggcttcatttatagttcgctaagtgattcttactttcctaagattatgcaTTATAAGAATTTTGTATCTTGTATTTATGCCaagatctttattttttatctaagtagatgacattattcttgaatattttactcacgtatgacttatgtatcaatacggaggtttgggaatgggaacccaaatcttgaatcacttggatatcatttctgtattattatattttatgattttattttataatgttcataacattagaaATCTAAATTTAATCTCAACagtttcatgaaataattaattttctattttaattagaattctaaattaaatctccatatttgcatgaaagaataaattttctatttttaattagaattctaaattaaatctcaatatttacatgaaagaattaattttctattttaattagaattctaaattatatcttcatatttacatgaaagaattaattttctattttcattagaattctaatttaaatctcaatctTCACATGAAgggataaattttctattttaatttttactataaTTAACCGAAAGGTTGGGGGTTCGAGCCCCAACAATCCCTttgatttttagaattaaatttgctacaatagggaggttgtgggttcgaacccccacaacccccttattttcttataattttcgCTGAAGAGGAtgaggctgtgaggtggtgggttcgaacccccacaacctcacttttatttccttaatatcccccccccctttcagcgctgaggtcgtgggttagatcaccacgcctcacatctcttttttTCCGCATACTGGGGGTCGTCGGTTCGATTCCCGCCCTAGCcccttttttattcttttttagtGAACTGGGGGTCGTGGGTTTGATCCCCGCCCCCAGcccccttttttttatttttcctcgCGCGAAGTCGGAGATCGTGGGTTCTAATCCCACGCCTCCCTTCTATTCACCTAATTAAAATTTTCCTCCTTCCTCTTCTAgcacccgatttcgaatccccccagaccccttttttttgttttctcacAAAATATAGCAGGTACACGGGTGAGTTCACGGGTTCAAATCCAGGTGGCCTCAcccctttaaaattttattaaatttccaTATTCTTTTATTAAACTTTAGTCTAAATTAACATTGCATTGTTGCTAGAAATTTTTGTCCTTCTCCAACCATTTTTAGGtgcaatttttttcataattttaaatagcTATAAGATGGTTATTCGATTGGTATATTCGTCATGATGAACATCACCTTGTACACCcattacacacataaaatacaaaataaatacacaaCTTATACACCCTAAAACAGTGCCTAAAACACTGCCCTATACACGCCTATACATCAACATTTACGGTCATATTTTTATGGTTATTATCGTGATTTCCCGCACATAAaaacattcatatttaatttaaacacatcattcatgcaaaaatctagcagcacaacataGCCATCCTACAAATTCGTTAGAGAGCTAAGAAAAAGGACATATGAagggggaacaaccttagtttcaagaGTTTAAGAAACGTTCGAAtgaaagtactcttggagaaagaaatccatgagagaaacccatacctttattgatgttcaaacaAAGAATTTGCTGcccaaaactctctccaaaaatcAGTCCAAGTTACCTCAACATCCACACCACTCAATGAACAACTTCTCTTCACCTTAATgtttttggttgctttgtttttcttaaaatttcatgtgagttctgcaagtgtgaagaactgttGATGTATTCTCTAGTTTTTGTTGTGCTTGGCAGAATAACGTGAGAaagatggagaacgtgagagaaagagagaactGTTAGGATTAGaagactaaattcaagacttagtcaaatagaatttaaatgatattaatacaaatctggtttattttaattaatacgcgaaaggaccattatgcccttaatatttcatatttttaattaataattaaatcacctaagtacctatttattctaatttgtttttcccttttttttggatcgttacattatccccccttaggaacattcgtccccgaatgacactaccatTACACATCTTGATGCCAATTCAGATCATAACTTAATCGCTATGCACAATCAgccaatagcaacaaaatacgAAGAGATAAGGAACTATAGTCTTacgagtaggaagtctaacctcaagaggtGAAAAAGATGGGGatagcgggatctcatgtcggcctcagcctcccacatAGCCCCCTCCataagatgatttctccacaataccttcactgtggcaatctccttgttcctcagcagcttgacctgtctgtctaagacCTCAataggtacctcctcataggacaagtcttcaccaaccctcaaaccttcaacaggtaggattgatgttggatcacctaggcatttcttcaacatagagacacggaagactggatgaacagaagctagatctacaggcaatgctaactcataggccacctcacccacacgttgtaggatctcatatggccccacATACCTCAGACTCAGTTTTCCTTTCCTACCTAATCTCATCACCCTTTCATAGGCGATATCTACAAGTAAACCTGGTCACTAACATTAAATTCTAAAGGCCgctttctgttgtctgcatatgATTTCTGTCTgttgtaagcagtagccaacctgtccctaatcattCTAACTTTCTccaaggcctcatgaatgatctctggacccaaaatggatgactctccaacctcgaaccacccaactggagatctacacctcctaccatacaatgcctcaaaaggtaccatcccaatgctggagtgatagctattattatacgagaaatctatcaaaggtagatggtcatcccagttacctctgaagtcaatcaGACActctctcaacatgtcctccaatgtatgaatggtgcgctctgcctgcccatctgtCTGAAGATTAAAGGCAGTGCTAAGTTTCACCTGCGTGCCCAAGcttttctggaaagatctccagGAATGCGAAGTAAACTGAGCttctctatctgaaatgatggacaaaggaatcccatgccatatcacaatctcatcaatgtataTTCTCGCGTAATCCTCGGCCTTGTAAGTacacttcacagggataaagtcagaagacttagtcaatctgtccataataacccatatggagtcatgctgcctcctagtcctcggaagaccaaccacgaagtacatattaatggcctctcatttccaagtcggaacctcaataatctgagtcagaccaccaggattaagatgctctgccttaacctgctgacaattaggacatttaGCCACATAGTCTACAATATCCTTCTTtgtgccatcccaccaataaatctgcttaagatcatgatacattttggttgaacctggatgtatggaatatctggaaccatgggcctctgccacAATCCTGGACCGTAAATCATCTACGTCTGGTACACACAAATGGTTCTGGTATCTAAttatgccatcatctcccaaagcgaaagactcgttcatttttaacaacactgagttcttcagctccatcaacacaggatcaagatgctgacccttttTGACTTCAACTATTAGGGATGATTCGAAACTAGGGTGAACTGAAACATctccactagtagagtcaaccaaccgcacacccagtctggccagtctgtgtacCTCTTTCACTAGCTCCTgcttctcatcctcaacgtgggttgtactccccatgctcatcctgctcaaagcatcagccacaacattagccttacatggatggtagtgcacattcatgtcataatccttcaacagctccaaccatctgcgttgacgtagattcaactccctctatgtgaacacgtactggagactcttattatccgtgaacacatccacatgcactccatacagataatgcctccacagcttcaatgcaaacaccacagttGCCAACTCCtagtcatgagtgggataattcttttcatgaaccttgagatgtctggaagcataggctatcagcTTACcagcctgcataagaacacatcccaaaccaaccctagatgcatcacaatagacagtgtaattctcaccactcTTAGGcagagtaagcaccggggctgaagtgagtctgtccttgagctcctggaaactcttctcacaagtctccgtccattcaaacttggattTCTTCTTTGTCAAGGCTGTAAGTGGGGaatcaatggaagaaaagaCCTCCACAAACTtgcggtagtaaccagccaaCCCCAGAAAGCTATGGATATCGGTGGGAGTAAGAGgctttggccagttcttaacagcttTAGTCTTTCTGGGGTCCACTTCTACaccttgatcggacacaacatggcCCAAGAAGATCactgatctcaaccaaaattcacacttgctgaatttggcatacaattgatgttgtctaagtacctgcgaggttagtctcaaattttgttcatgctcttccttggttttagagtagatgagaatgtcatcaatgaatactatgacgaaagagtcaaggtattcacggaagactctgttcatgagatccataaatgcaacAGGTGCATTCGTGACACCACAtgacataaccaaaaactcataatgaccataactgGTACGAAAAGTTGTTTTTGGGACATccccatccctaaccctaagctgatgataccctgaacgaagatcaatcttcgagaagaaactagacccttggagctgatcgaacaaatcatcaattctgggatatggatacttattctttacagtgactttgttgagctgccgctaatcaatacacattctaagggtcccatctttctttttaacaaacaacactggagcgccccaaggggatatgctcggctgaatgaaacccttatcagtgagatcctTTAACtacagcttcaactctttgagttctgctggagcaattctataaggaggaattgagattggtttagtatcaggttctaagttgataccaaagtcaatctctcgaaggGGAGGGACTCTAGACAAatcttcaggaaacacatctaggaaTACATTTACTACAAGCAccgagtctatggaaggaacgtcatgatctaaatcattgacactcacaagatgacatagtaaCCTCTTGgccatcattttattggccttaagatttgaaatcaaggggTTAGGACGATTCagattgtacccctcccagactaactCTTCTTTATTAAGGAAGTGAAACCTCACCGCTCTACTACGACAGTCCAAGCAAGCATAATAGttgtgaagccagtccatgccaagaataatatcaaaatcatgcatgggtaactcaatcaAGATTGCAAACATATTCTTGCCAATTACAACTATTGGGTAATTTTTGTATACcttatcagttcttacattttctcataaaggcgtactaaccactataggatcatggaGAAATTCAggtagtatttcaaaatttaggGCAAGCAGAGGAgtcacaaaggaaagcgtagaccctggatcaagtaaagcataaacagaagttgagaatacttgcagcatacctgtgaccacatcaacAGACTTCTCTTGCTCCTCCCTGCCTTTCAGGGCATAGAATCTGTTCTTCTTGGGAGGCTCAGCTGCTGCTGCACTCTGTGGGGTAGGCCTAGGTTGAGCATaacctccagcctgacctctATTCTGGGGACAGTCTCTGACCATGTGTctactcttaccacaaccaaagcaggcattagtgccctaCTGTGAGCTCGGCCACACTTAGTAGAGGTCTTTTTTCGAAGCTGCATCTCACCTTCATTTCCCCTCTTGAGTtcgggtctgcctcctctaggtgttaTATTTCTTTGAGGGTTATAATTCCCagaactctgttgccccttcttgaatttgggctgctcacggacgccaaaattgtttctacGGCCTTCATGGCtgggacctgcctgatcttgaggcctaGGCCTCCTAATATCACGAACACCTTTCCTCTTGcggctgtcctctacctgctgaacatgcaccatcaacctagaaaggtccatattatcatggagcatcgcaaaccaacactcctcctccaggtctccattgattcctgtgaggaattgctcatctcatccctgctgttcgaaaccagggaagtagcatacctagATAACTTCAACAAAGCTGAGTACTCTCCTCATTCTTGCTATTAAATATCAAGGGAAGTAACATGATAGCttcacaaacttcagggaatactccttGATCGTCATAGatccttgtttaaggttgatgaactcctcaaccttggcctccttCATTTAGGACACgactatcttgccacatcttgcaccaagtctgtgcaacatccttgagcagGTAGGAAGCCAGCTTAGCCTTCTCAATATCAGTGACCCTCATGGCCACCAGGATCTTATGCACCTCGTTTATAAACTCCTGAGGATCCTCTGAATTCTTAGCCCCTGTGAATAtagaaggattcatcctcgtgaaatctcGCAGTCTGTCAGCCATGTAgcgaaccggtgggttctccctctaaACATCCAGCCGATTGACTTGGGCAGTCATAGTCTGGGCCTGCGTcgtgatggcctgtgccatctgggTTAGAGATTCCCTCACctccgcatcagtcaacccagctaGGTTAACCGCCGtggccactccttcagctggagcctggggtggattcTGATTACCCTTAGTTGCTGCTCCTCCTGTCCTCAGACCCTCAGTCCTCCAAGTGTTCATTCTCttaaaacaacaaggattgatgttagaaacgttcataacaccaagaattcaaacattaggaaaagcacgataagatcaggagaagggaaatttttcctacgcatcatgcaatctctaatccaggatagtggtgcacttcactaccatgacttagaaactcaATTTGGTTGATGTGAATTCATTAttctcggaatttaacctaaggctctgatacaaactttgtcacggctggaatctagaccccagacgataccggcgtcgttgacctctcagaggtcgcaaacaagcctacttacgtcattcttactttacataggttaattttagcggaaattttgaaaattttgattctttaatcatacttgctaaaccttcttaatattttgtaatcgttcatcatcaaccatctaacatttaagagataagcaactaaaagaaataattaattaagtattaattatatatcggccaaaatagcaccaatacaaagtctgaaccaaataaggaaagaaacgctactggaacatgctccactagctcaactctaaaactacgctagaatgtaaaaaagtagcatcctcgaaagcgtGAGGATCTACCAAACTCCGAATGAATGCTAACGTCCGGATAGCTAcaacaacgaacctgtagctctaccgtccacctgtgcctgcacctaaaagtagatgtttgtatggaattagtacacacttgtactaagtatgggtatattgaAGCAAACATtagggacatgcatgagaaataatagctctttcctaacgacatgatttttggaagtcaagccagtggacttgccaaattgagattgggaaagttatgccatgagagtgacatgcatcactataatTATCGTATGACACATAACACATGATATctacatatagcacataacatataacacatagtttgtttcatattatttattcatatgccatgagaccataagactttccaaaataagggctcaacatatgggacctcaactagggagactTCTTAAGCAAACACAACGTCTGCTTAATTCAGTCATACGTACCTCATTTCAGTTCATTCATAAGCCTGTGTGaataccagctatacctaggatgtagtttaagactttcatcgggtttgttatgcaatgatcaggaataacctaatgtcattacctaaatatagctcacctcttgattatcctatcctaacaccttcgatATCATTCTTTTCTATATAATTCATTTgtggctggcctcattcattcattgggaactttaactttaaccgacatagatcaggtgagcatcatgaaatccagtgtcttccctaaacctaaaagaggtggaatcaccggtcaaagtgaatcaataacatgctagtgtatatgggaatttaaccccgccagatccctatagtggcaatataggttcaaagactaggagatgtatggagacccatacccggaaagccggacagtctcatctcatgagagttacatgaacctccgtccttcccgaaagaaggcatcaccgctcatagttagcctatcggtgctcattataaagttccattacattaaactcatacgtcatggaagctggcttctagtatgaggacatcatagctcaatagatgatttctcatctcatcatttgtattaagtgttttaaactcaatatttccattagagtgttcatagagactggtctcttcattatcttataCTCTCCTTgctgagtacgtattggtaacatttacttaggctcatttgagattgctctcatcatatacattagcctcacaccatgattgtcaccacattcttcattattagcacctttatttttcatagttactcacctcttattacgtgaatgttcatttcttcatttcattacatatatcataggttcacttatttttgaatgtATGTTAGACTAAtatgtctatacatacaagccatagggcttcatttatagttcgttaagtgattcttactttcctaagattatgcaTTACAAGaattatgtatcttgtatatatgctaagatcttgatttttgatctaagtagatggcattattcttgaatattttactcacgtatgacttatgtatcgaTACGGAGGTTTGGGAacgggaacccaaatcttgaatcacttggatatcatttatgtattattatatttttatgattttattttctaatattcataacattagaactctaaatttaATCTCAACagtttcatgaaataattaattttctattttaattagaattctaaattaaatctccatatttacatgaaaaaattaattttctattttaattagaattctaatttaaatctcaatattcaCATGAAgggataaattttctattttaatttttactattaattaaccGAAAGGTTGGGGGTTCGAGCCCCAACAACCCCTTTggtttttagaattaaatttgctacaatagggaggttgtgggttcaaacccccacagcccccttattttcttctaattttcgcTGAAGAGGAGGAGGCTATGAGGTGGTGGGTTTGAACCCCAACAGCCTcacttttatttccttattattttgCCCCCACCTTCAAcgctgaggtcgtgggttcaatctcCATGCCTCGCATCCCTTTTTTTTTCCGCGTACTggggtcgtgggttcgattcccgtCCCCAGAcccttttttattctttttttcgcGAACTgggggtcgtgggttcgatccccgcCGCCAgacccttttttttctttttcgtcGCGCGAACTAGGATatcgtgggttcgaatcccacgcctccctTCTattcacctaattaattttttctcctTCCTCTTCCGGCACCCGATATCGAATCCCCCCAGaccccttttttttgttttctcacAAAATACAGCAGGTACAcgggtgaggtcacgggttcgaatcctggtggaCTTAcccctttaaaattttaataaatttccagattcgtttattaaaatttagtcTAAATTAACATTGCATTGTTGCTGGAAATTTTTGTCCTTCTCCAACCATTTTTAGGtgcaatttttttcataattttaaatagttaTAAGATTGTTATTCAATTCGCTATATTCATCATAAAGAACATCACCTTGTACACCcattacacacataaaatacacaataaatACACAACTTATACACCCCAAAACAGTGCCTACAATACTGGCCTATACACGCCTATACATCAACTTTTCCGGTcatattttgatgatcattatcgTGATTTCccgcacataaacacattcatatttaatttaaacacatcattcatgcaaaaatctagcagcacaacatatccatcctacaaattcgttagggagctaaggacaaggacatacgaagggggaacaaccttagtttcaagagtttaagaaacgttcgaaagaaagtactcttggagaaagaattccatgacAGAAACCCATACCTGtattgatgttcaaacgaaGAATTTGCTGcccaaaactctctccaaaaatcagtccaagttacctcaacgtccacaccactcaacgaaaaacttctcttcgccttaatgtttttggttgctttgtttttcttaaagattcatgtgagttcttcaggTGTGAAGAATTGTTGATGTATTCTCTGGTTTTTGTTGTGCTTGGCAGAATAACGTGAGAaagatggagaacgtgagagagagagagagttaagaagcGTGAGACAGAGATaactattaggattaggagactaaattcaagacttagtcaaatagaatttaaattaaattaatacaaatctggtttattttaattaatatacgaaaggaccattatgcccttaaaatttcagatttttaattgaatattaaatCGCCTTAAGTACCTTgtcattcttatttatttttccctttttttttggaTCGCTACaataaactaattttatttgtgtagataaaatgaatactttcatcaacaatgaagagttcaaaaagaagaaagtgaTCTTCATAATGGGGGGCACAGGAACGGGAAAATCCCGTCTCTCTGTTGACCTTGCCACCCATTTTCGAGGATAAATAATCAACTCGGATAAAATGCAAGTTTACAAGGGACTTGAAATTGTTACAAACAAGATCACACACACTGAGAAACAAGGTGTACGACATTATTTGTtaggtatatatgtttattctcaAGAATACATATATCAAATGACTACCTAGGTAATTTTGTATAAGTAATTGTATATTCTAGTGAAAAATATagtttactattaaaaaattatttctttcaattctgagaaagttaatttgatcacATTTTCTTAGGTGAAGTTGGACCAGATTCAGACTTCACAGctgaagatttttgtttgcaAATTGTCGTCTATATAGAAAAATTACTGAAGACTCAACGTCTTCCAATTATTATTAGAGGGTCAAATTCGTATATTGAAAAACTTGTGGAAGATCCTGTGTTCATGTTTAAATATAAGTATGATAGTTGCTTTATTTCGATTGATGTTGAGAAATCAGTATTGAACCGTAGAGTTGACATGAGGGTTGATCAAATGGTCAAAGCaggtaatttttgtaattattttatgtatcaatCAAGATATACTATCATGCAGCTAGATAAAAACTTTTCtgatataattttcttaataatacttttgtttatcaattatatgttctactaaataaaactcttctttaaatttgtgttgcatGCAGGGCTAGTGGATGAGGGGCGACATATTTTCATTCCTGATGCAGATTACACCAAAGGAATCCGACGGTCCATCGGTGTCCCTGAAATGTACAGATATTTCAGGGAAGAAACAAATATAGACGGAGATGATGAATCAAAGCAGAtgattcttcaagcttcaatttcAAGTATCAAACATAGTACTCGTATGTTAATTTGTAACCAACATGACAAGATTCAACGATTAATAAGCAAGAAAATGTGGTCAGTGCATCATATTATTGCTACGGACATTTTCAAAGAAGATGGAGAAGAAGATCTTGACGAAGCATGGACAATTACTGTTTTGCAACCATGCCTAGATATTGTGAAGAGATTTCTCAAAAACgatcatcacaatattattatagAGTGTACATAAACTGTCATTATCGCCATCTTCTATTTtggtctcttttatttttcaccaattttgtaaagtttgtatcgcattacaaatatatatgtatgatatgacccttatttctatatatgttagTCTTGTCTGTAAAAAAATACTTATctatagatgaaatatttattttaagttatgatCCAAGTCCAAGCcccaagtccaagtccaagccttctatatttaatatatattaatacaaatacgTACGTACACAATTACATGAGATCACTCATAATGTTAAGCTAAAAGagtgataaataataaatcaccatAAATGTTCGGGAAGATTCCACCCTAaaaggattttgaagaatagaattcttaactcaatacttaaaaatgttacatagaca is part of the Solanum pennellii chromosome 8, SPENNV200 genome and harbors:
- the LOC107027700 gene encoding adenylate isopentenyltransferase 5, chloroplastic-like; translated protein: MQVYKGLEIVTNKITHTEKQGVRHYLLGEVGPDSDFTAEDFCLQIVVYIEKLLKTQRLPIIIRGSNSYIEKLVEDPVFMFKYKYDSCFISIDVEKSVLNRRVDMRVDQMVKAGLVDEGRHIFIPDADYTKGIRRSIGVPEMYRYFREETNIDGDDESKQMILQASISSIKHSTRMLICNQHDKIQRLISKKMWSVHHIIATDIFKEDGEEDLDEAWTITVLQPCLDIVKRFLKNDHHNIIIECT